One Lentisphaerota bacterium genomic window, AGGTCGCCTTCCGCGAGACGATCACCCAAGCGGTCGATGGCGAATACAAGCATGTCAAGCAGTCGGGCGGCCGCGGTCAGTATGCCCATGTCTGTCTGAAGATCGTCCCGCAGCCGGCCGGCACGGGCTTCTCGTTTGTCAGCGAGGTCAAGGGCGGAACGATTCCTACCGAGTACATTCCTGCTGTGGAGAAGGGGGTCATCAAGGCGCTGGAATCCGGCCCGTATGCGGGATATCCAGTGGTCGATGTGCAGGTCATCGTCTACGACGGCTCCTATCACGAGGTTGACTCGAACGAGTTTGCGTTCATCGAGGCGGCCCGCGTCTGCTTCCGCCAGGCTTTTATGCAAGGCGCTCCGGAGTTGCTCGAACCGGTCATGGCGGTCGAAGTGACGGTACCCGAAGACTACATGGGCGCGGCCACGGGCTCGCTCTGCCAGCGCCGCGGACGCGTCGAGGGCATGGAGGACAAGGGGGGCGCGAAGCTGGTCAACGGCACGGTGCCGCTTGGCGAGATGTTCGGCTATTCCAACACGATCCGCACGCTCACGCAGGGCCGCGGCTCGTTTGTGATGGCGTTCGAACGCTACGAGGCGGTGCCCTACGAGCTGACGGAGACGATCATCGAGAAGCGCCGCAAGGAAAACAAGATCCGCGGCTAGCCCTTTCGATAATACCCGCCCGTGGTGACGGTGCGGAAGCCGAACCGGTTGTAAAACGCCTCCAGCGGCTTGTCCCGTTCGGTGAGCAGGAAGAAGCGCGTGGCCCCGCGCCGCGCCTCTTCCGCCAACCCCATCTGCAGCAGCGCGCGGCCCAGGCCGCGCCCGCGTTCCGAGCGGAGCGTGCCGACATTGTAGAGCCCGGTCAGGCCGCCTCGAGACACGGCTGAGAGCAGACCCTTCGGCACCCCCGATTCTCGGACGAGCCAGTGGCGGATTTCCATCCATCCGCCTGCGTCCGGCACGCTGTCCGGTATCGGCACAGACGCGCCGGGGTCGGGATCCCCGTCCCAGAACGCATCGGCGTAAAGCCGGTTGAAGATCTCAGCGTCGGCCGCCGTCTCAACCCGCGTGAGCGAGAGGCCGGGCATCGGGGGCGCCGGGTCGGCGCCGTCGCGCGCCATCCAGCGGTCGGCGCTGAAACGACGCCACGGGGCGGGCAGCGGATGGGTCTGCGCGGCCTCGTCACGGTCCGCGAGATACCAGATCGGCTCGCGGCCCCGCGCCTCAAATTCGCGGGCGATGCGAGCTTCGTGTCGTAGGGCCACGTCGGCATCGAGCACGGCAAACAGATTCCATGTCGGATCGGACTCGTGCGCAGAGAAGATCCACACGCCCGAACCGTCGGCGGCCCGCGCCGCCTCGTCGATGAACATGCCGCGCTGGGCCTCGATATGGAAAGCCAGTAGTTCCCGGAATGTGGTGTTCATGTGAAAAGCGGCTCCAACCGGTAGCGCGGCAGCCGCCGCTCGGGGAGGTAGGATCGTTTGGAGCGGCGCAAGCCCGGTATGCCCATGTCCTGCTCAATATTAAGCCAGACGCAGCGGTTCGCCAGATGGCGTGCCACCGCCACCCGCATCGCCTGAGCCGCCCCCGGGATACGCCGATCGGCCTTCTCGAAATGGACATTGCCGATCTCGGACCGGGTGAAGCTGAAAAGCGAGCAGGCGAGAAGTGCGCCATCGGCGGCGGCGAGTGCCAGCCCTTCCAGACCGAGCGCATCAAAATGGGCGAAGGCTCGCCGCAAGGCGTCGGCTTCGTCGGACAGCGCGCCCGCCGGATGCGCGGCATCGGCTCGCAGGGCAAGCTCCAGCGTCTCCTGCCGATTGACCGGGGTGATCGGAACACCACGCCACCCCGGGACGTGTTCGTCAAAGCGGCGGATGAGACGCCGGGTGTTCTGATGGCCACGGCCAGCAAGGGCCGCCACGCTGGCTGTCCGCAGCAGATAGTCGTCCTCGTCCTCCGTCGTGCTCACCGCATAACGCGCGGACAACGCATCGGCGTGGCGCGTGACATACTCCTGCGGCACATCGCCCCACGCCAGCCGCAAACCGGTGCGTTCGGCCATCTCAGCCCGAACGGCCTCCAGTTCTACAGGTTCGAACGGCTCGCCGAACGGAAACAGCAGCGTGCTGACACGGCGGTTGCAGACCACGCGACGGCCGGCGATCCCGGTGTGGACGGTGTCGTATACCCCGCTCCAGATGAACAGGTTGCAGAAGTTGCATTCACAGCTCCAGCGGCCCTGCACCGCTAGGGCCGCCTCGAACAGGCCGCGCTGATCCAATGAAACGGGTTGTAGGGGTGTCGAATTCATCACGGCTTAGACCGGCAGAAGGCGCTTCATGGGTCGAATGGTAACACAGCCACCCGCAACGGGCAATTCACGATTCGCGAATGCGCCACCCCGGGGTAGCGTTTTCCTTCGTTGCGTCGCATCTGGAAATCATTGGAAATCATTATTTCCACA contains:
- a CDS encoding DUF2156 domain-containing protein — translated: MNSTPLQPVSLDQRGLFEAALAVQGRWSCECNFCNLFIWSGVYDTVHTGIAGRRVVCNRRVSTLLFPFGEPFEPVELEAVRAEMAERTGLRLAWGDVPQEYVTRHADALSARYAVSTTEDEDDYLLRTASVAALAGRGHQNTRRLIRRFDEHVPGWRGVPITPVNRQETLELALRADAAHPAGALSDEADALRRAFAHFDALGLEGLALAAADGALLACSLFSFTRSEIGNVHFEKADRRIPGAAQAMRVAVARHLANRCVWLNIEQDMGIPGLRRSKRSYLPERRLPRYRLEPLFT
- a CDS encoding GNAT family N-acetyltransferase; this translates as MNTTFRELLAFHIEAQRGMFIDEAARAADGSGVWIFSAHESDPTWNLFAVLDADVALRHEARIAREFEARGREPIWYLADRDEAAQTHPLPAPWRRFSADRWMARDGADPAPPMPGLSLTRVETAADAEIFNRLYADAFWDGDPDPGASVPIPDSVPDAGGWMEIRHWLVRESGVPKGLLSAVSRGGLTGLYNVGTLRSERGRGLGRALLQMGLAEEARRGATRFFLLTERDKPLEAFYNRFGFRTVTTGGYYRKG